From Hermetia illucens chromosome 6, iHerIll2.2.curated.20191125, whole genome shotgun sequence, one genomic window encodes:
- the LOC119660407 gene encoding DNA replication complex GINS protein SLD5 — MEQNVREEDLELSDDEELITAQKVLENLENAWLNEKFAPELLPQQTEMLELMLGQVAHMEENIKELDKNDFRSIAHRMELERIRYIIASYLRCRLEKIETFTKLILQEEESRADEEKRMSVEETKFATEYHENMENYFKTVALQYMPTLQRSDADQRIVRPNMMSHVFVKAKETVPAVVVGVEDEEVDLVAGSQHIIPYQLISDLVLKGSVQLI, encoded by the exons ATGGAACAGAATGTGAGGGAAGAGGATCTCGAATTGAGTGATGACGAGGAACTAATTACCGCTCAGAAG GTACTTGAAAACCTCGAAAATGCCTGGCTCAATGAAAAATTCGCCCCCGAACTTCTCCCTCAGCAAACGGAAATGCTGGAATTGATGCTCGGTCAAGTGGCTCACATGGAAGAAAACATCAAAGAGTTGGATAAAAATGATTTCCGATCGATTGCGCATCGAATGGAGTTGGAACGGATACGATACATAATTGCTAGCTACCTGCGGTGCCGCCTGGAGAAAATTGAGACTTTCACGAAGCTCATTTTGCAAGAGGAAGAGTCCCGGGCGGACGAGGAGAAACGAATGTCCGTGGAGGAGACTAAATTCGCAACAGAATACCATGAGAATATGGAGAACTACTTTAAGACAGTTGCACTGCAGTACATGCCGACTTTGCAGCGGTCGGACGCGGACCAAAGGATAGTGAGGCCGAATATGATGAGCCACGTTTTTGTTAAAGCGAAGGAAACCG TTCCTGCTGTTGTTGTCGGCGTTGAGGACGAGGAAGTGGACCTGGTGGCCGGGTCGCAGCACATAATCCCGTACCAGTTGATTTCCGATCTGGTTCTGAAGGGAAGCGTTCAGCTCATTTAG
- the LOC119660406 gene encoding zinc finger protein DZIP1L, producing MDYSWKHDYPQIARDAGFKLKQIKEGELDWRLLGTIDVDNLVRNQRLERLDTLIHHVANAPLAKILDSNVLDSGVVKYFHLAQLSVQYLLFCKGFLDETLTGVRSTLRTLRTENIELKELNKETNDELLKLHKKLQKIEDINQIVYPCSLCPKNFISNEMLDTHIKRKHAKGAGKTAVENDTNLINTIKLELEIKHLKERLNIAEREIREKQNSNRKDIIVTKEMKIDSSTITSIEHQTCTVATQTDISTRNIGIQSNLEEPKELDESDDSNKHFRQEIISELHEKLAGFEEWKKKEALDSEQSINLIKTKVNDMLNAVDQKLKEIQESGKVSDENIQTGITEADLKEMQRMFSENLTKICKESELKLNNAIKTFEIGYKSKLEGLESLIERYEGSLQMAAEKVKKRDEIVIPVEKYDRNIESSKPASIMDVRSSKPVSIQSVTQVREVTAYKGTDSEEEPSEKMSPQVPSTRTVFQEESLQLSSLEENSEESESKSSEDLKQSMRVSNEDASRSIPRSKTAAKPSKRKESEEKVVKRDKPDPQTIRQSAIKLFRKRLRIFGIGSNTKTISKHSKDEVTEMLIERRNTFRKKHPNYFATRNKLKETVNKLAKERIQCTQQVPSPKFTMRTSAISKRDESHPHNRKDLTVLANVHSIQSSGSERDDLPEKGSIKGKEDGQEPSTPKSEKKDMDQFKARLERILASPIRKPIVHVRTSTPSQILTTPAPVEAQSNSSLKKPIPTPRKKVMFDINSSDNGSNHDKAEKLPATVLEAKESESDQSDSELMSIALKRKDSSEASSLSSLLK from the exons atggACTACAGTTGGAAGCATGACTATCCCCAAATTGCACGTGATGCAGGATTTAAACTGAAGCAAATCAAAGAGGGCGAGTTAGATTGGAGGCTTCTTG GAACTATTGATGTAGATAATCTGGTGCGCAATCAACGCCTGGAACGCCTGGACACACTTATACACCATGTTGCAAACGCTCCACTAGCGAAAATCCTAGACAGTAACGTATTGGACAGTGGAGTCGTGAAATATTTCCACTTGGCACAGCTAAGTGTTCAGTATTTATTGTTTTGCAAAGGGTTTCTGGATGAAACCTTAACTGGGGTGAGAAGCACACTACGTACATTGCGTACGGAAAATATTGAACTAAAAGAATTGAATAAGGAGACTAACGATGAATTGCTCAAACTGCATAAGAAATTACAGAAAATTGAGGACATTAATCAAATTGTCTACCCGTGCTCGCTGTGTCCGAAAAACTTCATTAGTAATGAAATGTTGGATACTCATATCAAAAGGAAGCATGCAAAGGGTGCTGGGAAAACAGCAGTCGAAAATGATACCAATTTAATAAACACTATTAAATTGGAACTGGAAATCAAGCACCTCAAAGAGAGGTTGAACATTGCTGAGCGTGAAATTCGTGAGAAACAGAACTCCAATCGAAAGGACATAATTGTAactaaagaaatgaaaattgacTCCAGCACAATAACAAGCATCGAGCATCAAACATGTACGGTTGCAACCCAGACCGACATTAGCACTCGTAATATCGGAATTCAGAGTAATTTAGAGGAACCGAAAGAACTGGATGAATCCGACGATTCCAATAAGCATTTCCGGCAAGAAATCATCTCGGAATTGCACGAGAAACTTGCAGGATTTGAGGAATGGAAAAAGAAGGAGGCATTAGATAGTGAACAAtcgattaatttaattaaaacaaaagtaAATGATATGCTGAACGCAGTGGATCAGAAACTCAAAGAAATTCAGGAGAGTGGAAAAGTATCTGACGAAAATATACAGACTGGAATCACGGAAGCTGATTTGAAGGAAATGCAAAGAATGTTCAGTGAAAATCTTACAAAAATTTGCAAGGAAAGTGAGCTCAAGTTAAATAACGCGATTAAAACATTTGAAATTGGATACAAAAGTAAATTAGAAGGTTTAGAAAGTCTCATTGAGAGATATGAAGGCTCGCTCCAAATGGCGGCTGAAAAAGTTAAGAAAAGAGATGAAATTGTGATACCAGTTGAAAAATACGATAGAAATATAGAAAGTAGCAAGCCTGCTAGTATTATGGATGTAAGAAGTAGTAAACCTGTTAGTATTCAGAGCGTTACCCAAGTGAGAGAAGTGACAGCATATAAAGGAACCGACAGTGAAGAGGAGCCTTCAGAAAAGATGTCACCCCAAGTACCATCCACGAGGACGGTATTTCAGGAAGAAAGTTTACAACTTTCTAGCTTAGAGGAGAACTCAGAAGAAAGTGAATCGAAAAGTAGTGAAGATTTAAAACAAAGTATGAGAGTTTCAAATGAGGATGCGAGCCGAAGTATCCCCAGATCAAAAACTGCAGCAAAACCCAGTAAACGAAAGGAAAGTGAAGAAAAAGTTGTTAAAAG AGACAAACCTGATCCACAAACAATACGTCAATCTGCAATAAAGCTATTCCGTAAACGCCTCAGGATATTCGGTATTGGTTCCAACACGAAAACTATATCGAAGCACTCGAAGGACGAGGTCACAGAAATGCTCATCGAGAGGAGGAACACATTTAGAAAG AAACACCCCAATTACTTTGCAACCCGAAATAAACTGAAAGAAACAGTCAACAAACTTGCCAAGGAACGCATACAATGTACACAACAAGTGCCGAGCCCGAAGTTCACCATGAGAACGTCAGCCATCTCAAAACGTGACGAATCGCATCCTCATAATAGAAAGGACCTGACAGTTCTGGCAAACGTTCATTCCATTCAATCGTCTGGAAGTGAAAGAGACGACTTACCGGAGAAAGGCAGCATCAAAGGAAAGGAGGACGGACAGGAGCCTTCAACTCCAAAATCAGAAAAGAAGGATATGGACCAATTCAAAGCTCGATTGGAAAGAATCCTGGCATCACCTATCAGAAAGCCTATAGTGCACGTACGGACATCAACACCATCTCAAATTTTAACCACACCGGCCCCAGTTGAAGCCCAATCAAATAGCAGCCTCAAGAAGCCCATCCCCACTCCACGAAAGAAAGTTATGTTCGATATTAACAGCAGCGACAATGGGAGCAACCATGACAAAGCCGAAAAACTTCCAGCAACCGTCCTGGAAGCAAAGGAGAGTGAAAGTGATCAAAGCGACTCAGAGCTTATGTCGATAGCGCTTAAAAGGAAAGACAGCTCAGAAGCGAGTAGTCTTAGTAGTTTGTTGAAATAg
- the LOC119658698 gene encoding pre-rRNA-processing protein TSR2 homolog, with protein MEEKFKTIVERIFNNWTGLRLAVEHGMGGRNSHKTAIEIMDYMYEYCIRNANPTQSELQEVLEDLMDQEFNTVCEDNSISEICLHLLKFVTLCQANKSDEIEVELNKLPNVTPWLRPGVQITYKRVEGDSSSSEDDDDDDEDEDMEVDESPATTSRASKPKEEQVDADPGWTVVTKKRK; from the exons ATGGAAGAAAAGTTTAAGACGATTGTGGAGAGGATTTTCAATAATTGGACCGGTCTGCGGTTGGCTGTCGAACATGGAATGGGAGGCCGGAACAGTCATAAG ACTGCCATTGAAATAATGGACTACATGTACGAATATTGCATTCGTAATGCCAACCCCACACAATCCGAACTCCAGGAAGTTCTAGAAGACCTTATGGACCAAGAATTCAACACAGTCTGTGAGGACAATTCCATCTCCG AGATCTGTCTTCATCTGCTCAAATTCGTTACCCTTTGTCAAGCGAACAAATCAGATGAAATCGAAGTTGAACTCAATAAACTACCAAATGTCACACCATGGCTAAGACCTGGTGTTCAAATCACTTATAAACGAGTGGAAGGCGATAGTTCAAGTTCAgaagatgacgatgatgatgatgaagacgaaGATATGGAGGTAGATGAAAGCCCCGCGACGACATCTAGAGCAAGCAAGCCAAAAGAAGAACAAGTTGATGCTGACCCCGGTTGGACGGTTGTAACGAAGAAGAGAAAatga